Within Trichoderma atroviride chromosome 2, complete sequence, the genomic segment ACGACCTGTCGCGCTCCAGTGGTTCCCAGAGGGTGGCCGAGAGCAATGGCGCCTCCCCTGGGGTTCATCTTGGCCCAGTCCAGGTTGAGCTTGTCGCGGCAGTAGACGGCCATGGAGGCAAAGGCCTCGTTGATCTCGACGACGTCAATGTCGTTGAGGCTGATGTTgtagatggagagcagcttGGGGATGGCAAGGCTGGGGCCAATGCCCATGATGCGGGGGGGCAGGGCCGTGACGGTAGAGCCGACGTacttggccatgatgggcagGCCCAGCTTGATGGCGGTTGATCGCTTCATCAGCACGACGGCCGCAGCACCGTCGGTGACCTGCGAGGCGTTTCCACCAGTCGTGGTAGGTCCCCACTGGGGGAAAGCAGCGCGGATCTTGCCGAGACCCTCGGCAGTGGTGCCGGGGCGGATGCCCTCGTCCTTGGTGAGCGTCACCTCCTTCAGCTCGCCGCTGGCGTCCTTGACCTTTGTGGTGATGGGCACAATCTCGTCGTCAAAGAAGCCGGCCTTCTGGGCCTTTTCCGCTCGCTGGAAGCTCTCGGCCGAGTAAatgtccatcttctctcgAGTGATGCCAAAGTCCTTGGCGACGTTCTCGCTGGTCCAGCCCATGGGCTGAATGGCATCGTGGGCCTCCTGGGTCCTCTTGATGACGGCCTCGTCGAGTTCACtagctgcgccgccgcccgtGGACATGGACTCGGCACCGATGGCGATGCCCACCGAGATGGAATCGTTGGAGATCTGGTGTGCAATGtcggcaatggccttgaggCCAGAGGAGCAGAAGCGGTTGACGAcgctggcggcggtggtgtgGGGGAAGCCAGCAGCCAGGGCCGCAGCTCGGATCTTGTAGGCGGATTGAGCATCGCCGGTCTGCGAGTGCACGCTGTTAGCCAGCCGGAATCAACAAGGTGCTGTAGCAAAAACATACGTTGCCGAGGCAGATGTCCTCGACGATGGCAGGGTCGACACCGCTGTTCTCGCGGACCTTCTCGAGCAGGGCCATGATCATGTACTCCAGGCTCGTGTCCTTGAAGCCGCCCTTTCGCGCCTTGGTCAGCGGCGTGCGGGCGGCATAGGTGATGACGATATCATCGGGGTTCTTGGACTGGCTGCATCGCGACACGTCCTGTCAGCATATCGAAGCTTCCTCGAGTCAATTCTAGACACGCCGTCTGCTTACATGCTGTTCAGCGATGACCCGGGGGCCAGGTGCTTGATGATGGAGCCAATGCGTTCGACAGCCATGGTTGCACTAGTATCCAGTAGTCTCGTAGTCTAGAGTGAGGGTATCTGCACGATCTGGGGAGCAGCAAATCGACGCAGAGTCTGGAATCGGCCAGCAGAATCCGGGGAGCCACGAGATTTATGGATGGCCTTTTGGCGGACGTGCCGGCCGGGGTTTGTGGGGTTGAGCCGAGGCATACGGCAGCTTACATAAGTTGAACCGAGTTCCGGCACATCACGTCGGAAGTTTCGAACCTGAGCTCGTGTTTCACTGTCCATGAATCGCCTTCCTGGGGTTGCCATCACAGCCGAAAAGAACCAGGTTGGCGGGGAAGCTTGGAAACTGTGGAATTGCCGGAATGGCATTTCGGATGCTGCAAGACAGCTTTTGCCGTATCAGGAGAATAGAGTAGTGGTGGTGTTTGGCTACATCTACATGTGTACGCGCTTAGTCATATCGTGCTCATGATTTACCTCTACCGGTCAACTGTATAAAAAGGGACGCCAACCTCGGCATCTTTGCTTGCTCGCTTATTCCGTGTGACGGCTTCCCTTTCCGTAGGGTTTGACCAAGCGTTGGACTCTTCTTTAGTATTTCTGTCCTAGTAATGGTTCCGTGCAGTTTTTAACGGTGTTGGTTGCCGCCAATATTGCTCTCGTAATGCCACCTGCTCAAGGGTAGGCACAGCCGCAGCGGATGCGAAGAAGGCCCATACCGTACTATACATGTAGTCTGAATATTGTCAAAGAACCTGccaaaatattaaataaatacaTACCATGTTGTCCCAGCAGGCAGGTGCTCATTCAACAAACTTGGAGACTAAACGCCGTAGTTGAAACAAGCCATCTGAAAGTAAATACTCTCATCTCTTACGACGCACATCTTGTCATCACATTTAGTCCATCGTTAAGCCGAACAGACAGTCGACGCTCGTTTCCATACATCATCTCTATACCAGCATCAATATCAAAAACTCAAAAACTTGGCAGAAATGTGGTTCGAGATTAAAGTCATTGCTCGGCACGCCCACCGCTTTGTTACCTTGAGCTCTGGATCGCACAAGCCGCTCTTTGGCGCCGAAGCGGCCAACGCAGTACTGCAGACTCTGCTCATATTCTCAGACCCTTCCAATAGAGTCGCCATTGAACAGgaactttcttttctgtccGCTCTTAGGCCAGATGACCCAATTGCTGGtgcgaaaaggaaaaaaaaaacatgcgTGTGGGTTGATGGGTGCTGATGTTGTGTATCTATTACAGACCACGGCAGTCTCCCCAATCGCGATATATAGAGTGTTGTGACTGGGACCAGATCCCCCTTTCCATTCATCAACACATGCTTATATCTAGGAATGAAAGGTCCGTACGCTCCCACAACCGCAGAGAGGTCTCGGCATGTAACCCGTTGTCCATTCGATGTTCTAATAGCGACGATGGCGGCTAGGTGGTCTTCGTGACGCATATGTAATGGAGCAGTTCGGCGCCATGCACGATAGATCCATAAGGCCACCATCGGCTAATGCTATATATTGGCACCATGGTATGGCTTTCATTGACATCACTAACCTTGATGGATTGAGATATTGCTTTGTCGCGGAGAACAGCACGCCAGAAGGTGTTCTAAGTTATCTTGCCCGAGCTCCGAAATGGGTAACAGAGGAACAAGACGCTTCGGGGGGAACAATTAGTTGCCCAAGCGCTCGAAAGATTCGAACTCATGACAAACATGCGCGTATTACCAGGTGTGTGCCGTTTtcacccccccttttttcgTTCTCATAAAAAATAGAATAAAGGGACAATGTCTTCTAGAATTTCATCACTAAGCTCTACTCCAGTTGGAAACCTAGAAAGAATTGCACCGCCTCGACCGACTGGGAAGTCCTTGATCGATCTTTGCATTGCGAGATTACCCTACTTGTTTCAATCAACTGAAAACATCACTGATCATGAAGTCTTGGAATTGCCTCACATCAAACCTTTGATCTGGGAGTACTGTCTTGAAAATGCCCACAAGCTTTCAATCTGCCCTGCGCTACTTGCCCAGGCATTCAAAGGACAGACTCATATAAGTTTTGCGCAGTTCAGCAAATTGGCACCCGCCGCCGTGAGGCATGTACTGCGATTATGTCCAAAAGCCCTCAGTATCAACTTGTCAGGGACAGCTGCAatggccgacgacgagattgaAGAAACACTGGCTGCAATTGACCATAGTCTCGACGCACTGTACCTACTTACTCCTCCACACGAAATTGTTGGAACAATGCCAAAAGAGGTCATGCGTGCGCTGCGCAACTGGACTCATAGATGCTCCAAAGTGTTGATATCTTCTGTGTTAGCAGAGGGCTCGAGGGGGCCAATACCCATAAGCCTTCTCAGCCCAGGAAGTAATGTCTTACATCAATTGACTTGGAATAGGACACACTGCGTGGGATCCAAGTCATTTCCCATCACGCAGATAATATATCAGAGTACCTTTAATAACCGCTTCCAACCTGCTTTTGCACACGTtttccttggcggcggcttcgtttcttcttctcgcctgTGGGCAGGTCTTCTCGAGACGATTCGCAACATGAATTGcattaaaaaaagggaaacgCTGGATTTCACTAGATTTTTAATGCGTAATCTAGCTTGGGGGTCGCCAACAGTGGGTTCCGACAAATTTTACGAGGTCCATTCGATACCAGTGGAAGCATCCTTTGCCGTATACAACCATGAGCCTAAAGAATCAATCTATAGCAATCCAGGATACCACATGTGTAACCTGACGCCTGACGCTTGGACAGCTGTTGTCTTGCGGGATGTGGTTCATCAGGATCCTCCGCCTCAAGATAAGTTAGGCAGACCTATTTTCACTGATCGGTTCAGGATTCTGTTACTTCGACCCAGACAAGTGATCATAGTTGGAGAGAGTCAATCCATCTCAGTTGTCTCGTTCCGTATCAGGACTTATAGCTCGTCTTCGAATCCGGGTCCATCTGAGGCAGCTCAGGTGCTGACATGCGATCAACGTCGAACTGTGATACAGTTCCAGAACGCGCCTCAGGATGTGGCCGATGCTATATCTGCAGTGCAAATGGTCTTGaatgcagcagctgctgtaCGCAATGTTCGTGAGAGGATCGAGCGAACATGTCTAAACGCCCAGTCATGAATAACGTCGTGAGAGAATCGAGAAAATGGCAAGCTCATATCTGGACGCTCAGCCAACGAATAATGCCTAGGCCATACGTACCCCCCCGAACCCAGCAGGTTTGAGATGAACTTCTAAGCGTTATTGGATAGACACTGGGCCATGGATTGATGGAGGATTCGGCGATGAGATCATGTGTCTATAGCGTGCTATATTTACGAAAGCTATTGGATTTTTTTGTAGCGCTGAGTCAATAAACATGTTACTATACTGCCTAGTATACGAATTCGAGTGATTTGGAAGCCCGTGGCGTATCAACGTGACAGATATCATCAAGTGGAGCGTATTGGTCATTCATCAGTGGTTGCTTATTGCTACCTACAAGTAGTATTATTGCTAGGTAATTGTCAACACCTGTTATCGGTACCTAGTCGTCGCTTTTGATTATTTGAGATGTGGTAATAAATATCTCACAAAACATCCAAGGGAAGCATGCAGACCCAAAAACAAGCCCCCCCCATACAGAAGCGCCAAAAGGGCCACCCCTCCCTTGGATAGCGGCAATCAAAAGGGCCCTGTCTGGCTTTTCGGTCTAACTAAAATATACCAACCTGAATGCTGCAGTTGAATGCTGGGTTACCCACACCCCTTGTATTTGTGAGTACACCAATGGCCTTGTGGTCTATGAATAGGCGGAAGGGAATGGGTGGTTGTAGAGATGGAGTCTCAGGTGCAGGAAGCAGCGGACTTTTTTTGCGATTTACATGCTGTAAGGAAAAGTAGAGTTGCCTTTTATGTAAGAGTTAAGCTTAGGTAGTAGTTAAAAAGTTTCTTCTGGTTTGCTCCGAGCCTgggtatgtatgtatgtaatGTTACGTTTTGGAAAAAAGGGCAGGGAGTGTATGAGTTGATGAAATGAATGATACTGTATGTGAGCGTATGAGCGTGCCAAGTGGAAGGGAACGAGGCTGATGCCAAGTGCCAAGTCGGAAGATTTTTCCTTGGAATAATACTAGCGCTATCAATGTAGTGAATGGATGGCGAATGACACGAGGCAAAAGTTTTGACAGGATTTGAGATATGGACTGCGCTTTTGATAGGCTCTTTTGATTTGGTCGGTGGACGGTATCGGTGTATACAACTGTATTGAATGATTTATGGGCTCATCAAGATTTAGAATCAGGCTGTGTTGTCCAAATCAAACGAGAAGATGGAGCAATTCTGATCACATCATCTCAGCTCTGCCAAGATAATGAGGCAGGTTGCAAAGATTGCGGAACATTATCATGTGCTTGCTCGGAGGATTGCTCAATGGCTAGCAACACGGATGCAAGACTGTATCCCTCGGAAGCAAAGCCGGGGAGCCAACATCGCGCAACTAAGTTGGCCGCTGGCTGCCTGGGGAAAGTTGCTTGCGCTGATGCTCGCTCCGGCAAAGGCAGCCCATTCTATTGGGAGCATTTCAAGATGGTGGTATCCCTGGGAGAGGCCAAGACGATAGATCCCTGCTTCTCCTAGTGGTTGGTGACATTTCTGCCAGGCTAATATCCACAAACGATACTACAGGCCACATGGCACGCAAGCGTTATCTTACCTGCATGCAGGCCTGCTAACAGGGATCATGCCAAGAAGGGGTACTGTACCATGTCCTGTTCTTTCTTTGAAAGATTGGGAGGCTCAGGCCCTCTATACGATGCTTCCAATAATACTTCATATAGTCCATCAGATGAATCCCGCATGCTTATTGGTAGATGGCATAACCCATGAGCTCGGTCACTGCTGAAAGAGGAGTTATCAATGCAGTTGCCACCAAATTTGCGTATTACTGAATTCAGCTAGAGTCCCGAGTTTGGAGGATTAAGGGTCCTGTGACGGGAATTCAATATCCTCACTATATGGGGATGATTACTGAAAAGGCAATCGGTATCTCGTTCTAAATTCGTTACGTGTAGAGGCGATACGAGAGCTGGGGTGAAGCGAGGCAATGCACCATGCTTTTTGCTCCCAGCAACTCGGCATATCGTGtcggaaaaaagaaagacgatGATGCAGCTAGTTAAAGAAGCGTCGCGAGCCCTGACTCGAGGCAGAAGCCACAGCTTCAAAGCACAATGAATCTTCAACTGGTGGCTGAGGCCTGCGCGCCGATACAATGGTCGAGTTGAGGCCGTAGCAGACTTGGCCTCGCGACAATGTGGCGCCGAAGGGCTATCAAAACGCCGACTAAGCGGGGAAAGGAAGGTCACCACCGACTACCGTCTCTCGCGGCCTGATGGCCCGCCTTGATCGACCGTGGCTAGCAACGACACGGCGTCGATTCGAGCTGGTGTAGGGCAAGTACAGGAATGTACTCGCCAACATCTCCGGGCGTAGCCTGATTCACCCTTCGGATCCGGCGAGGCCATCCTTACTCTGGGGGAGGCGTTTGGCGGTGGCAAAAGGAGGCGCCGCGGTACTCGGTCATGGAATTTTTCTTGgagcttctttctttggtgGCTGAAGACGGACGAAACCGCGGCATCTAAGCTAGGGATTATGTGTATTTTAGTCGTCGATAGCAGGCGGTCTTCGTATAGTAATAGCCTTTTGCTTTCCGTGTATCCGGCTCTGGAGCATGGCTAAATGTCAGAATTCTGTCATCAAGCTTGATTTTGGCAGCGCACGATGGCGTCGGTTAGACTCTGTCGAGACTTTATTCATCTCCCAGTGCAGCGCGGCATCGTAGATATGTGCAAATTCATCTCGTCGATACGATACCGCTCAGTGGCATCCGGTGGTACTGTATCTGCATTATGTATGTCGTCCTGCTGATGATCCGGAGCATCTCGTCTTGGTAGGTGGTACGCAGATATACGAGATGTACGGAGTCGGTACGATGCATACGACCCCAGTCTTTCTCAAGACGCCAGCCCTGGCGCTGCATTAATGGCTGCGCTAGAGGCCTGAAGGTGGCCACCCCTGGCCTAGGCCCCGGCCGGTCAGCGACTAAATGATCCCGGTCGCCGTTCTCGAGCAAAGCAGTGGTCGGGACGTGTTTGATAAGACGGCGAAGCGGCGGCCCAGAGAGCCTCATTGGCGAGCCGCGAAGAGCAGGCGGACTTTCCAGCGGCATCACAATATCCGGGGAAGCTGTGGGGAACTTTTGCCAAGGAGGGCGTAAGCTAATCGGCAAAGACGGGAATTTTTCCTGCCATTATTAGTCCGTAGGCGCTTTTGGCAAGCCACAGAGCAAAAAGTTCCGCTGGAAGAGACGAAAAAGCGGACTGTAGAGGGTCGCCCTCGCTGTTGCTGTGGCCTCGCAGATAGAGCTGCGAGATTAAGGAACAGGCAAATCCAACATTGCAaggatggtggtgatgctgaaCCGAGTGGCCGTGAGATCGGCGCCATCCATCCACACAAGAGACAGGTGGCACAAGTAGGTACCTGCTCCTGGCGACTGGTGGTTGAGGTTTCATTCAGTCGCGGCAGATGGCTGTTGAAGGCATCGACAAGACTCTTGgcagcgccatcatcgcaGATTCCCGAGGGTGCAGCGATTCGTAGTCCCCCGCTATCTCTTGCCAATGTCAAGTGCGTGTTCCTGGATTGGGAATCGGCGCCGCCACCACTCTGCCCATCCTGCTCTGCCATTCCCTCCAGAACACTAGCGGCAGTGGTTGGCACAAGCCAGAGAGCGCGAGGGGGGGCCTAACAATGCACATGCGCCGGAGTTTTAatcagtggcagcagcggccttgCCCAAAAGTGAGACGTAGACCCGGAGCCAAGACGGGACGGATGCCAAGACGGCTCTTACAGAGACGATCGAGAGGCGCGATACGGCTTGCAGGAACTTCTGCTTTCCATATTGGACGGGGAGATGGCACAGAAAAGGAGGCGGTGACATCACTGGCTGCCTCTGAGAATGTTGGAATTGTTCGCTTTCATGCGGCTTTGCGGTGAAGGTTTGCTCTTTGCAGCCACATCTTCCATGTCTGCATCCTTTGATGGTTTTGAGTTTGTCCAGTCGGCGGCGATAGCTTGCATCTATCTATGTATTGTATCAATTCAAAGACGATGCCTCGGTCTCGCTGCTTTGATAAACCAATGAGTTATGGGTCCCCGGGGAGGTATGGAGAACTTTCG encodes:
- a CDS encoding uncharacterized protein (TransMembrane:1 (i393-411o)), with the protein product MAVERIGSIIKHLAPGSSLNSIQSKNPDDIVITYAARTPLTKARKGGFKDTSLEYMIMALLEKVRENSGVDPAIVEDICLGNTGDAQSAYKIRAAALAAGFPHTTAASVVNRFCSSGLKAIADIAHQISNDSISVGIAIGAESMSTGGGAASELDEAVIKRTQEAHDAIQPMGWTSENVAKDFGITREKMDIYSAESFQRAEKAQKAGFFDDEIVPITTKVKDASGELKEVTLTKDEGIRPGTTAEGLGKIRAAFPQWGPTTTGGNASQVTDGAAAVVLMKRSTAIKLGLPIMAKYVGSTVTALPPRIMGIGPSLAIPKLLSIYNISLNDIDVVEINEAFASMAVYCRDKLNLDWAKMNPRGGAIALGHPLGTTGARQVVTGLSELRRTKKKLLLTSMCIGTGQGMAGLFVNEQL